GCGAAGCCTATCCCGGCGCACGGGAGCCGCTGAGGCGAGTCGTCGCTGAAGTCTTGCGCCTGTTCAATGAGGACTTGCCACCGGATCAACAGCGGGAGATGGCCGATCTGCACGCCCAATTCGAGGACGATGCGCTTGGATCTCGGTTGCAGCAGCACGTCGGGCCGCGGACCTGGGAGCGCGAGCGGCCCGCCGATTTTTCGTCTCTCGCTGCCGAACTGCTTGCCGCGCCCGGCGTGCTCGCGGAGCATTGGCCCTGGTTGACTTCCGGTGATGCCGCGGCCGGCTGGGAGCTTGGGGTGTCATTGGCCAAGGTAGACGGCGACGGCGCATTAGCCGACCAACTGCCGGCGCTTCCGGGTAGCGGTTCGGACCTGCGTGTCGTGTGCGGATACGTCGCCGCCCGCCGTGAGACGGCCGGTGACGAGTGGTACGAACAGTGGGTTGCCTCTCAAGCCAAGCGCGATCCGCAGCCGGTCCGGCTCATATTCGAAGCAATCTGGCGCTGCGGCGTGACCGATCGGCTTGCCGGCCTCATGGCGCGTATACTGCACAGTCGGCAGGTCAGCCCGGCAATCGTGGGACAGGTCGCATACGCCGACTGGTGCGCAACGTCGGCCGGCGCGCTGGAGCGCGTGTTGCGGACGATGGCGGATTCCGGGCACGCCGACACCGCGATCAGCATCTTGCAGCGCCGTATCGAACAGGTCCCTGCCGAGCAGGGACGGTGGAAGCCGTTCGCCCTCGACTTGGTGACGACGATCGAACTCATTCGCGGCGGCGGCATGGCCAACCATTACTGGCAGAGAGTCGCCACAATGCTGGTCGACGACTGCTTCGAGGAGATCGCCGCGGCCATTCTCGAAGCTCACGCCCGTCGCGACAAGACGAAGAGCTGGTTCATGGAACACGAGCAGTCCGTCGTCGACGTGCTGCTCGCCTGCGCCGAGCGGGGTCCCAGCCGGGTGTGGAAGCACTTGCAGCACTATCTCGCACAGCCGGGCGAAGCGTACTCCTTCGCGATCGGGTTTCCGAGCGCAGTGATGGACCTGCTGCCGGTGGACGAGATTCTGGCATGGGTAGCCGAGCTGCCGGCTTCGAAGGTGGAAGAACGCGTGGCTCCACTGGTTCGGATGAGCAATGTGGGCAATCTGGCCGACGATACGCTTGCGGCGCGCCTTATCGGCGAATACGGGGACGCCCCGGCGGTCGCTGATACATTCTTCTCCAACTACGTATCGGGCAGTTGGTGGGGGCCGGCGTCGTCACACTGGAACGAACTGGCGGAGGCGTTGCGCGGCGTTGCCGAGCGTACCGCACTCGCCAAGCTTCGCGACTGGGCGTCAGCGTCGGCGCGAAGGATCAACGAGATGGCTGAGCAGGAACAGCAGCGGGAACAGGAGCAGGAACTCCTCCTGCGATGAAGGACATAAGGATGACGCAGACCTTTTTCGAGGTATCTGGATGGTAGCGTACCGCTACGGAGGAGCGCGGGCGCTGGTGCGGCTGCATGAGCGGCACCTGTGGGAGTTCTGGGCCACCTGGTGCGAGGCGCGCAGCGCGGGGGTCGAGCTGCCCGACACCGATGACCCCAACTACGCCTCGCTGGAGGTGCTGCTGCACCACGTGCTGCTGTGCGCGCGCGGCTACCTGCAGTGGATGTGCACGCAGTTGGAGCTGCCCGATCCCGGCATCGACCGGCCGCCACCGCCGGAGCGGGCGGCGGATGAGGCGGCCGGATACCTGACCCACTTGCTGGCGCGGTGGCGCGACCCGCTGCGCGACGTGCCGCGGGAGGCGTACCGCAAGCCGGTGACACAGGCGCTCACCGCCACCAACGTCGAGGCGATGCTGGAGCACGCCGTGATGCACCCGATCCGGCACACCTACCAGCTTCGCAATCTGATCGCGGCACAACAAGCGAAGCAACAGTAGTTACCAGCGTCGCGACGGCTGGCGGGCCGCTGGCACAGTGCGTGTCCGACGCGTTAATATCGTTCCGATGGCGGCGCGACCGGGACGAGAGAAGCGGCTCTACCTCATCGACGGCATGCCGCTGGTGTACCGTGCCTACTTCGTGTTCCTGAACAACCCGCTGATCACCGCCAACGGCTTCAACTCTTCGGCGGTGTTCGGCTACACCACGTCGCTGCTGCAGATCCTCACCGACGAGGAGCCCACTCACATCGCGGTGGTGTTCGATGCCCCCGGCCCCACTTGGCGTTCGCAGGAGTACGCCGACTACAAGGGCACCCGTGCAAAGGCTCCGGAGGGCGTGCGCGACTCGCTGCCGCACGTGCACCGCGTGACCGAGGCGATGGGCATCCGGATCATCAGCCACCCCGGAGTGGAGGCGGACGACGTGATCGGCACGGTTGCGCGGCGCGCCGAGGCGGCCGGCTTCGACACCTACATGGTCACGCTCGACAAGGACTTCGCGCAGCTCGTCAGTGAGCACACCTTTCTCTACCGGCTGCCGCGCATGGGCGGCGACCCGCCGCTGCTCTACGACGTGGCCGCGGTGCGCGAGCGGTTCGGCGTGGCGCGCCCGGAGCAGGTGATCGACCTGATCGGCATGGCCGGCGACACCGTGGACAACATACCCGGCATCCCGGGGGTGGGCGAGAAGACCGCGCAGAAGCTGATCGACCGCTTCGGCTCGGTGGAGGATTTGGTGGCCGCCACCGATCAGCTCAAGGGCAAGCAGCGCGAGAAGATCGAGACCTTCGCCGAGCAGGCGCTGTTGTCCAAGCGCCTGGCCACCATCGACCGCGAGGTGGATCTGGAGGTCGATCCCGACGATCTCGCCACGCCCGCGCTGGACCCCGAGCGCGTGATCCCGGTGTTCGCGGAGTTCGAGTTCTACGCGCTGATCAAGCGGATCTTCGGCGACGGCGCGGCCGCCGCCGCGGCGCCTGGGGTGGCCGGTTCGGAAGCGGGCGAGTTGCGTTCGATGGCCGACCGCGAGCACGACTACGTGCTGGTGGAGGGTGAGGCGTCGCGGGCCGAGCTGTGCGCGGACCTGCTGGAGCGGCAGTCGGTGAGCGTATTCGTGGTTGCCGGGCCCGGAGACGCCAAGACCTGTCCGCTCGCCGGCGTGGCGTTCTCTGCGCGCGAGGGGGCCGCCGCCTACCTGCCGCTGCCCGAGGAGCGCGCGGCCGCCGCCGCGGTGCTGGCCGAGCTGGCGCCGTTCTGGGAGCACGACGGCATCGCCAAGGTGGGCCACGACCTGAAGCGCTGGGTCACGGCGCTGCGCTGGCACGGCGTCACCGTTGCCGGCCGGCTGCTCGACACGCGGCTGGCCCACCAACTGGTGGAGTCGGACGGCGCGCACGACCTGGCGCTGCTGTGCGAGCACTACCTCGGCTACCAGCTCCTGACCCTGGACGAGGTCGCCGACGACCTCCTCAAGCGGGGCGACTTCAGTGCCGCGGCGCTGGCCGACGGCGGCCTGCCGCCGGCCAAGCTGGCCGCCTGGGCCGGCGAACGCGCCGACCTGACCGCCTCCCTGCTGGACGCGCTGCAGGCGGAGATCGACCGCTTCGACGAGCGCGAACTCTGGGACCAGGTGGAAGTGCCCCTGATGCCCCTGCTGGTGGAGATGGAGTACGCCGGGGTCGGCGTGCGCGTCGACGCACTGCGCGAGTACTCGGGGGAGTTGGAGAAAGAGGTCGTCGCGCACGAGTTGGAGTTGTACCGGCTCGCCGACGGCGCGTTCAATCTCAACTCCCCCAAGCAGCTCGGCGAGCTGCTGTTCGAGAAGCTCAGGATCAGCGACAAGCCGAAGCGCACCCGCACCGGTCAGTACATGACCACCGAGCAGGAGTTGACCCGGCTGGCCGACCGCCACCCGATCATTCCGCTGATCCTGGAGTACCGCGCCGTGCAGAAGCTCAAGTCCACCTACGTGGACACCCTGCCGGGCGCCGTGATGCCGCAGACCGGCCGTATCCACACCACGTTCAACCAACTGGTCGCGGCCACCGGCCGCCTCAACTCGGAAGGGCCCAACCTGCAGAACATTCCCATCCGCAGCGACCGCGGGCGGGAGATCCGGCGCGCCTTCGTGGCCCCGGAGGGCCAAGTGCTGCTGGCGGCGGACTACTCGCAGATCGAGCTGCGCATCATGGCGGCCATCACCGAGGATCCGGGCCTGGTGGAGGCGTTCGCCGACGACGTGGACATCCACGCCGCCACCTCCGCGCGCGTGTTCGGCGTGCCGCTGGACGGGGTGACCGCCGACATGCGCCGCCGCGCCAAGATGATCAACTTCGGGCTGATGTACGGCATGTCGGCGTTCGGCCTCGCGCAGCGCCTGAACATCGCCCGCGCCGAGGCGCGCGCCATCATCGAGCGCTACTTCGAGCAGTTCCCGAACATCAAGCAGTACATGGGCGACACCGTGGCGGGCGCCCGCGAGCATGGCTACGTGGAGACCATGCGCGGCCGGCGCCGCTACCTGCGCGACATCAACTCACGCAACCACGCGGCGCGCGCGGCATCCGAGCGGATCGCCATCAACGCACCGATTCAGGGCAGCGCCGCCGATATGATCAAGATCGCCATGCTCGATATCGACCGCGAGTTGCGCGGCAACCGGCTGGCCGCACGGATGATCCTGCAGGTGCACGACGAACTGGTGTTCGAGGTGCCGCACGGCGAGCTGGAGC
This portion of the Spirochaetaceae bacterium genome encodes:
- a CDS encoding DinB family protein, producing MVAYRYGGARALVRLHERHLWEFWATWCEARSAGVELPDTDDPNYASLEVLLHHVLLCARGYLQWMCTQLELPDPGIDRPPPPERAADEAAGYLTHLLARWRDPLRDVPREAYRKPVTQALTATNVEAMLEHAVMHPIRHTYQLRNLIAAQQAKQQ
- the polA gene encoding DNA polymerase I — protein: MAARPGREKRLYLIDGMPLVYRAYFVFLNNPLITANGFNSSAVFGYTTSLLQILTDEEPTHIAVVFDAPGPTWRSQEYADYKGTRAKAPEGVRDSLPHVHRVTEAMGIRIISHPGVEADDVIGTVARRAEAAGFDTYMVTLDKDFAQLVSEHTFLYRLPRMGGDPPLLYDVAAVRERFGVARPEQVIDLIGMAGDTVDNIPGIPGVGEKTAQKLIDRFGSVEDLVAATDQLKGKQREKIETFAEQALLSKRLATIDREVDLEVDPDDLATPALDPERVIPVFAEFEFYALIKRIFGDGAAAAAAPGVAGSEAGELRSMADREHDYVLVEGEASRAELCADLLERQSVSVFVVAGPGDAKTCPLAGVAFSAREGAAAYLPLPEERAAAAAVLAELAPFWEHDGIAKVGHDLKRWVTALRWHGVTVAGRLLDTRLAHQLVESDGAHDLALLCEHYLGYQLLTLDEVADDLLKRGDFSAAALADGGLPPAKLAAWAGERADLTASLLDALQAEIDRFDERELWDQVEVPLMPLLVEMEYAGVGVRVDALREYSGELEKEVVAHELELYRLADGAFNLNSPKQLGELLFEKLRISDKPKRTRTGQYMTTEQELTRLADRHPIIPLILEYRAVQKLKSTYVDTLPGAVMPQTGRIHTTFNQLVAATGRLNSEGPNLQNIPIRSDRGREIRRAFVAPEGQVLLAADYSQIELRIMAAITEDPGLVEAFADDVDIHAATSARVFGVPLDGVTADMRRRAKMINFGLMYGMSAFGLAQRLNIARAEARAIIERYFEQFPNIKQYMGDTVAGAREHGYVETMRGRRRYLRDINSRNHAARAASERIAINAPIQGSAADMIKIAMLDIDRELRGNRLAARMILQVHDELVFEVPHGELEQVQELVMRGMRDALPLGRVPVVVEVGTGHDWLEAH